A window of the Chitinophagaceae bacterium genome harbors these coding sequences:
- a CDS encoding DivIVA domain-containing protein — protein sequence MKVTPIEIKQQTFEITFRGYDKTQVHQFLEALALEWELLIIQNKEYKTKIHQAEQEIKRLREVEATLVGIIKNEEQKNIYQINKPSESELILKDTNDIAEKILQQAREKAKEIVTTAENEAESTIEQSHKALAFIKKNYTLIQNHKDYILKDLRNLYLKINDGIEIIEQLNPEPPLVSYRYTDTDTIHIQKEELLLEKKNTIPSDPFENTLDVKHTDEMETKKQIQKHNPKTLSFFDTI from the coding sequence ATGAAAGTCACACCCATTGAAATAAAACAGCAAACCTTTGAAATTACTTTTAGAGGATACGATAAGACCCAGGTACACCAATTTTTAGAAGCATTGGCTTTAGAATGGGAATTGCTTATTATACAAAATAAAGAATATAAAACGAAAATTCACCAAGCGGAGCAAGAAATAAAACGGCTTCGAGAAGTAGAAGCTACCCTTGTTGGTATTATTAAGAACGAGGAGCAAAAAAACATCTACCAAATAAATAAACCGAGTGAATCAGAACTCATTCTCAAGGATACAAATGATATTGCTGAAAAAATACTCCAACAAGCAAGAGAAAAAGCAAAAGAAATAGTAACAACAGCAGAAAACGAAGCAGAAAGCACCATAGAACAATCCCATAAAGCCCTTGCTTTCATAAAAAAAAACTACACCCTTATTCAAAATCATAAAGATTATATCCTGAAAGATTTACGAAATCTGTATTTAAAAATAAACGATGGAATTGAAATAATAGAACAATTAAATCCCGAGCCACCTCTTGTTTCTTATAGATACACAGACACCGATACAATACATATACAAAAAGAAGAACTCCTGTTAGAAAAAAAAAACACAATACCATCTGACCCTTTTGAAAATACCCTCGACGTAAAACATACAGATGAAATGGAAACAAAAAA